Proteins from a genomic interval of Polaribacter sp. Q13:
- a CDS encoding pitrilysin family protein: MRIFIYLTVFFITISGFSQNLVQDPALIKKELKNGLTYYIYPTDKVEGQGYFRLFVKVGSLQETENQRGLAHFLEHMAFNGIEHFKANELIEFLENKGSKFGHDLNAHTSFEETIYKLKIPTKESTVVDSTLTIMSDWVNGMLLDPIEVEKERGVVLSEWLSKQSPQNQSGQVFLNTLLNNSIYNDRAVIGDTTSLKHFKLEALKAFYNKWYDPSLIAVAVAGDVDAEEIEKAIIQKFSGIPSKFPTTTLGEIPNYKKDSLIIYSDKWIKKTELNYIQLQDVFKDVKTELSYNDYLTRNVLNKLMSARLGKLSFKDAKYKNASINISNYLKSKGVLLATVNLKTESVLEGIGAFNTHFNQMFQYGFTALEIEKVKKTMLSSFSRNLKEDKPISAAGMVDQMYEDFFNGNMIIDLKDEYKLIENYFSKIDSIQILEALKNNKNDSPFQYLLTTNDEELKKLTNKKELFSTIEKFKTLKTEAYQNNFDVPEKLLNNTPKLGIIERIVALPEIDAQEIHFSNGATVVYKKSNASADHVLLAGFRKGGFYALDSTNYLNAQYSAPTISMTGYGDFTREALSHFLAGNSAKIQLLIDKTRSGFFGSSNGKDAKTLFELFYLKATQPRVDSLLFKQLKDASINNISDKPKSDKEKFQEEFKYIIRGKDYTTAPNTKEAMEQGLTSQALIPIYNTFFGGINNYVVTIISDKDLEVILPFIKTYIGGMPKGDFDNSFKYKPLPIKKKAVNFIKYGGDSPKAIFSLIFQQDKKLKDLPSLEIQNEILESVLKLELNKRLREEMGVVYGVSVSVSATKHPVSLSRQTIALVCKPSDVDRISIEIKSILNGIISGDIDFQSDLEKVKTNLITTFNVSKQKNSFWTKSIRDYYFNQYRNWDFVTDYEALVHNVSIKDLQKLTKKYFIKTPQIKAILLPKKN; this comes from the coding sequence ATGAGAATATTTATATATTTAACGGTATTTTTTATTACAATTTCAGGGTTTTCTCAAAACTTGGTTCAAGACCCTGCGCTTATAAAAAAGGAACTTAAAAATGGGCTAACTTATTATATTTATCCTACTGATAAAGTGGAAGGTCAGGGATATTTTAGGTTGTTTGTTAAAGTCGGTTCTTTGCAAGAAACGGAAAACCAACGCGGTTTAGCTCATTTCCTAGAGCACATGGCTTTTAATGGTATTGAACATTTTAAGGCGAATGAATTAATAGAGTTCCTAGAAAATAAAGGTTCGAAATTTGGGCATGATTTAAATGCGCATACCTCTTTTGAGGAAACTATTTATAAATTGAAAATTCCAACAAAAGAATCTACTGTGGTAGATTCCACACTAACCATTATGTCCGACTGGGTAAATGGTATGTTATTGGATCCTATTGAGGTTGAAAAGGAACGTGGCGTGGTATTATCAGAATGGCTTTCAAAACAGTCTCCTCAAAACCAAAGTGGTCAAGTTTTTCTAAACACGTTGCTTAATAATTCAATATATAATGATCGTGCTGTTATAGGAGATACTACGAGTTTAAAACACTTTAAATTAGAAGCCTTAAAAGCATTTTATAATAAATGGTACGACCCTTCTTTAATTGCTGTTGCCGTTGCCGGAGATGTTGATGCTGAAGAAATTGAAAAGGCTATTATACAAAAGTTTTCCGGAATACCTTCAAAATTCCCTACCACTACTTTAGGTGAAATCCCAAATTATAAAAAAGATAGCTTGATTATTTACAGTGATAAATGGATAAAAAAAACAGAATTAAATTACATCCAGTTACAAGACGTTTTTAAAGATGTTAAAACAGAATTGAGTTATAACGATTATTTAACCCGTAATGTGCTTAATAAATTAATGTCGGCACGGTTAGGTAAATTATCGTTTAAGGATGCTAAATATAAAAATGCGAGCATCAATATTAGTAATTATTTAAAATCGAAAGGAGTATTATTGGCAACAGTTAATCTAAAAACTGAATCTGTTTTAGAGGGAATCGGTGCCTTTAATACACATTTTAATCAAATGTTTCAATATGGATTTACAGCATTAGAAATTGAAAAAGTTAAAAAAACGATGCTCAGTTCCTTTTCTAGAAATTTAAAGGAAGATAAACCAATTTCGGCTGCTGGAATGGTTGATCAGATGTATGAAGATTTTTTTAATGGAAATATGATTATTGACTTGAAAGATGAATATAAATTGATTGAGAATTACTTTTCTAAAATAGATTCTATTCAAATTTTAGAGGCACTTAAGAACAATAAAAATGATAGTCCATTCCAATATTTACTTACCACTAATGATGAAGAGTTAAAAAAACTTACGAACAAAAAAGAGCTTTTTTCAACCATAGAAAAGTTTAAAACTCTAAAAACAGAGGCTTACCAAAATAATTTTGATGTTCCAGAAAAATTATTAAATAATACGCCAAAGCTTGGTATTATTGAGCGTATTGTGGCATTACCAGAAATAGATGCTCAAGAAATACATTTTAGTAATGGCGCTACTGTTGTGTATAAAAAATCGAATGCAAGTGCAGATCATGTATTGTTGGCAGGTTTTAGAAAAGGTGGTTTTTATGCCCTGGATAGTACCAATTATTTAAATGCGCAATACAGTGCTCCAACGATTTCAATGACTGGTTATGGCGATTTTACACGAGAAGCGTTAAGTCATTTTTTAGCTGGTAACAGTGCTAAAATTCAATTGTTAATAGATAAAACACGTTCTGGCTTTTTTGGTAGTTCAAATGGTAAAGATGCCAAAACCCTTTTTGAATTGTTTTATTTAAAAGCAACACAACCTCGAGTAGATAGTTTACTTTTTAAACAACTGAAAGATGCATCTATCAATAATATTTCGGATAAACCTAAATCAGATAAAGAAAAGTTTCAAGAAGAATTTAAATATATAATACGAGGAAAAGATTATACAACCGCTCCTAATACAAAAGAAGCAATGGAACAAGGCTTGACTTCTCAGGCTTTAATTCCTATTTATAACACTTTCTTTGGAGGAATAAACAATTATGTGGTAACCATTATTTCGGATAAGGACTTAGAGGTTATTTTGCCTTTTATAAAAACTTATATCGGAGGGATGCCTAAAGGTGATTTTGACAATAGTTTTAAATACAAACCGCTTCCTATTAAAAAGAAGGCCGTCAATTTTATCAAGTATGGTGGAGATTCTCCAAAAGCTATTTTTTCATTAATATTTCAACAAGATAAAAAGTTAAAAGACCTTCCTAGTTTAGAAATACAAAATGAAATTTTAGAATCTGTTTTAAAATTAGAACTAAACAAACGTTTACGAGAAGAAATGGGCGTTGTTTACGGTGTTAGTGTGTCTGTAAGTGCAACAAAACACCCAGTTTCTTTAAGTAGACAAACCATAGCTTTAGTCTGTAAACCTTCGGATGTAGACCGCATCTCTATAGAAATTAAATCCATACTAAATGGTATCATTTCTGGAGATATTGATTTTCAATCCGATTTGGAAAAAGTAAAAACCAACTTGATTACTACGTTCAACGTAAGTAAACAAAAGAATTCTTTTTGGACAAAAAGCATCCGAGATTATTATTTTAACCAATATAGAAATTGGGATTTTGTCACCGATTATGAAGCTTTAGTTCATAACGTTTCAATTAAAGATTTACAAAAACTAACCAAAAAGTATTTTATAAAAACACCGCAAATCAAAGCGATATTATTACCGAAGAAAAATTAA
- a CDS encoding RagB/SusD family nutrient uptake outer membrane protein encodes MKYIKTCLVIFSFVLLNNCDNFLEVDQIGKSAIPVFFSDMDGFRAALPGAYSTVYEYYGEEFVLYPDVAADMLQVNTVGDNSMISQYNYNSNPQEEITAVGGIWTGALEALVNVNNILEYAQGVLVEYPESEDEMAIIKAQALFLRALIHFDLVRIYAQPFNFTADASHIGIPVLLKTPSSDDNVARNTVAEVYAQVIKDLKEAEALFGTDTSIESSYFASKKAVHGLLARVYLYMENWTEAVNYSTLAINSTPLSEGDDYLDLFLAVQDKDESLFKLNGKLKTPELIDFYNLDSPLGYAGNKLMTLLKENPEDLRLQLLDDSTLGTLKYIKKDISIADRYYNIIVLRTSEMYLIRAEANNNLNNMEAAIADIKTLQARNYQKDISEISILENTKETVSTLIDNERAKELSFEGHRLYDLTRTKQDMVRDVTTTSSVKEVLYPSSLFVLPIPQKEMDVNTGMIQNEDY; translated from the coding sequence ATGAAATATATAAAAACATGCCTTGTAATATTCAGTTTTGTTTTACTTAATAACTGCGATAATTTTTTAGAAGTAGACCAAATAGGAAAATCTGCAATTCCAGTTTTCTTTTCGGATATGGATGGTTTTCGTGCCGCTCTTCCCGGAGCTTATAGTACAGTTTATGAGTATTATGGGGAAGAATTTGTGTTGTATCCAGATGTAGCCGCCGATATGTTGCAAGTGAACACAGTAGGAGATAATTCTATGATATCTCAATATAATTATAATTCAAACCCTCAGGAAGAAATTACTGCTGTTGGTGGTATTTGGACAGGTGCATTGGAGGCTTTAGTAAATGTTAACAATATTCTTGAATACGCACAGGGAGTACTTGTTGAGTATCCTGAAAGTGAAGATGAAATGGCTATTATTAAAGCACAGGCTTTGTTTTTAAGAGCTTTAATTCATTTCGATTTAGTTCGTATTTATGCACAGCCCTTCAACTTTACTGCCGATGCCAGTCATATAGGAATTCCTGTACTATTAAAAACACCGAGTTCGGATGATAATGTTGCAAGAAATACAGTTGCCGAAGTTTATGCGCAAGTAATAAAAGACTTAAAAGAAGCGGAAGCTCTTTTTGGAACCGATACGAGTATCGAGTCTAGTTATTTCGCATCAAAAAAAGCAGTACATGGCTTATTGGCTCGGGTTTATTTGTATATGGAAAACTGGACGGAGGCCGTTAACTATTCCACTTTAGCTATTAATAGTACACCCTTATCAGAAGGTGACGATTATTTAGATCTATTTCTAGCTGTTCAAGATAAAGATGAGTCGCTTTTCAAATTAAACGGAAAATTAAAAACACCGGAATTAATTGATTTTTACAATCTAGATAGTCCGTTAGGCTATGCCGGAAATAAATTGATGACTCTTTTAAAAGAAAACCCAGAAGATCTTCGATTACAATTATTAGACGATAGCACTTTAGGAACTTTGAAATACATAAAAAAGGATATTTCAATTGCCGATAGGTATTATAATATTATTGTTTTAAGAACTTCCGAAATGTATTTGATAAGAGCCGAGGCTAATAATAATTTAAACAATATGGAAGCTGCAATTGCAGATATTAAAACACTGCAAGCAAGAAACTACCAAAAAGATATAAGTGAAATTTCAATTTTAGAAAACACAAAAGAAACTGTATCTACTTTAATTGATAATGAGCGTGCTAAAGAATTAAGTTTTGAAGGGCATCGATTATACGATTTAACCCGAACAAAGCAAGATATGGTTCGTGATGTTACGACAACATCTAGCGTGAAAGAAGTACTGTATCCGAGCTCTTTATTTGTTTTACCTATTCCGCAGAAAGAAATGGACGTGAATACCGGTATGATACAAAACGAAGATTATTAA
- a CDS encoding SusC/RagA family TonB-linked outer membrane protein — protein MKKTLLIKHNNIVLVNKKLLYLLPFLIFINLASSYAATENFQVEKLTLNLKNISIKKIIKEIESKSSFVFIQSGLKKDELNKKVSLNVVDKTITDLCESILTDTNIKYKIINKQVVLYHVEKKENMISRFFQELFSISGTIIDETGAPISGVTIVLKKDPSIWTVTDFDGKYKLSEIPNGSTIKVLSMGFLDQEIVITSSGVKNLVLKEDIESLDEVIVTSNYGTAQKKSNLVSSAYQIKAEDIVNLPQQRVDKLLEGVIPGLEVNSQSNDATSARPRYSTTIRGEASLSASNEPLWIVDGIPINTGNKTNLILGIQTSVSPLSFLNPDDIESMTVLKDASATTIYGADGANGVILIITKKGKANKTQLNLSLKSGVSFINNNTRFKTLNANQYSTLAKEAYSNLENSDMAYFPFTDSDNNYYSTTDTDWYDEFFRMGSTSQINLSASGGNEKATYRISGSYFENKMVLKGNSQQRMSINSNNSVNISDKLTLDLNLVGSYNTNTIFSPSSDYYSFSPLISPYNDDGSFRQYYRIIEGSNPDGSPRFVEKRFFNSIAEREQNDNGQKAFSFKGAVQLHYRINNDFTFSSQFGLDYNNYVEKIYYSMKNWSGNDLSGSANGYATSATANFLNWNTIHRLNFDKQIGLHHISGVAGIELGANKSTTISAWGSGFANDHIRLVTYASFSDGSSSESETTKASFLGQIAYNYDGRYNLTLNGRNDGNSNFGKNVQRATFLSAGASWNIHKESFFKSDLINILSIKGSYGTNGNSRFGTQDPEGVYAINDNFQYGDALGAGISTGANPDLSWETTYMANLGVRIALFNKRLDISTEVYRNKTTNLISKLDASRTTGVTTIVRNVGEIENKGIEVTIESDNIKTKNFSWKTRLLASHNRNKLLALYNDLPKNLGNQRLQVGKSTNTFFLVRWAGVDPRDGYPMWYDAEGNITKEYSVDNRVAEKSSNPDVFGSMTNMFSFKNRFNLSITTGYTIGGYSFSTFARDVNSDGLNIIDENQSVNQLDRWQAEGDLALAPKPIWGVSTGSVRNSTRFLYNKTSVKIQNISFSYLLDDKITNSLGLQSVGFSLLGNNLLVWTPYDKPNRNSYKNNIGGYPLETEISLGLNVTF, from the coding sequence ATGAAAAAAACTCTTTTAATCAAGCATAACAATATAGTATTAGTAAATAAAAAGCTGCTATACCTGCTACCTTTTCTAATATTTATAAACCTAGCTAGTTCATATGCCGCTACAGAAAATTTTCAAGTAGAAAAATTAACTTTAAATCTAAAAAACATTTCTATTAAAAAAATAATTAAGGAGATAGAAAGTAAATCAAGTTTTGTTTTCATTCAATCTGGTTTAAAAAAAGATGAATTAAATAAAAAAGTAAGTTTAAATGTTGTAGATAAAACGATTACAGACTTATGTGAATCTATACTAACGGATACTAATATAAAGTATAAAATTATTAATAAACAAGTTGTTTTATACCATGTAGAAAAAAAGGAAAATATGATTAGTAGATTTTTCCAAGAATTATTTAGTATTTCCGGAACTATTATAGATGAAACTGGAGCACCAATTAGCGGAGTTACTATTGTTTTGAAAAAAGATCCTAGTATATGGACCGTTACAGATTTTGATGGAAAATATAAACTGAGTGAAATACCAAACGGAAGTACTATTAAAGTCTTAAGTATGGGGTTTTTAGATCAAGAAATAGTTATTACTAGTTCTGGAGTAAAAAACTTAGTTTTAAAAGAAGATATAGAATCTCTTGATGAAGTTATTGTAACAAGTAATTATGGTACAGCTCAAAAGAAATCTAACTTAGTGTCTAGCGCTTATCAAATAAAAGCAGAAGATATTGTTAATTTACCGCAACAACGTGTAGATAAATTACTAGAAGGTGTAATTCCTGGATTAGAAGTAAACTCACAAAGTAATGATGCTACAAGTGCTAGACCGAGATACTCGACAACTATTCGTGGTGAAGCTTCATTATCGGCATCCAACGAGCCTTTATGGATTGTTGATGGTATTCCGATTAATACGGGGAACAAAACAAACCTAATTTTAGGCATACAAACAAGTGTTAGCCCATTATCTTTTTTAAACCCTGATGATATTGAGTCTATGACGGTTTTAAAAGATGCTTCGGCAACCACTATTTATGGAGCAGATGGAGCCAATGGCGTTATTTTAATTATTACAAAAAAAGGTAAAGCCAATAAAACGCAATTAAATTTGTCTTTAAAATCTGGAGTGTCATTTATTAATAACAATACTCGATTTAAAACGCTTAATGCTAATCAATATTCAACATTAGCAAAAGAAGCGTATTCAAATTTAGAAAATAGTGATATGGCTTATTTTCCTTTCACTGATAGTGATAATAATTATTATTCTACAACAGATACAGATTGGTATGATGAGTTTTTCCGTATGGGATCCACTTCTCAAATAAATTTATCGGCATCAGGTGGTAACGAAAAAGCTACGTACCGTATTTCTGGTTCTTATTTTGAAAATAAGATGGTTTTAAAAGGAAACTCCCAGCAAAGGATGTCTATAAATTCTAATAATAGTGTTAATATATCTGATAAATTAACATTGGATTTAAACTTAGTAGGGTCTTATAATACCAATACTATTTTTTCTCCTAGTAGTGATTATTATAGTTTTTCTCCATTAATATCACCTTATAACGACGATGGCTCGTTTAGACAATATTACAGAATTATTGAAGGAAGTAATCCTGATGGATCACCAAGGTTTGTAGAAAAACGTTTTTTTAATAGTATTGCAGAACGGGAACAAAATGATAATGGACAAAAAGCCTTTTCATTTAAAGGGGCTGTACAGTTGCATTATAGGATTAATAATGATTTCACTTTTAGTTCGCAGTTTGGATTAGACTATAATAATTATGTAGAAAAAATCTATTATTCCATGAAAAACTGGTCGGGTAATGATTTATCTGGTTCTGCAAATGGTTATGCAACTTCAGCAACAGCAAACTTTTTAAACTGGAATACCATTCATAGATTAAACTTTGATAAACAAATTGGATTGCATCACATATCTGGTGTTGCAGGTATAGAATTGGGAGCAAATAAATCTACTACCATTAGTGCTTGGGGATCTGGTTTTGCCAACGATCATATTCGGTTAGTAACTTATGCATCATTCTCAGATGGTTCCAGTAGTGAAAGCGAAACCACTAAAGCTTCTTTTTTAGGACAGATTGCTTATAATTATGATGGTCGTTATAATTTAACATTAAACGGAAGGAATGATGGGAACTCTAATTTTGGTAAAAACGTACAACGTGCTACTTTTTTATCGGCAGGAGCATCATGGAATATACATAAAGAAAGCTTTTTCAAGAGTGATTTAATAAATATTTTAAGCATTAAAGGAAGTTATGGAACAAATGGAAATTCTCGATTTGGAACTCAAGATCCAGAAGGCGTATATGCTATAAACGATAATTTTCAATATGGTGATGCTTTAGGGGCAGGAATATCAACAGGTGCTAATCCAGATTTAAGTTGGGAAACAACATATATGGCAAACCTAGGGGTAAGAATTGCATTATTTAATAAACGATTAGATATTTCTACTGAAGTATACAGAAATAAAACAACCAATCTTATTAGCAAATTAGATGCTTCCAGAACAACCGGAGTAACTACTATAGTTAGAAATGTTGGCGAAATTGAAAATAAGGGTATTGAAGTAACGATTGAATCGGATAATATTAAAACTAAAAACTTTAGTTGGAAAACACGATTATTAGCGTCTCACAACCGAAATAAGTTATTAGCATTATATAATGATTTACCAAAAAATTTAGGGAATCAAAGATTACAAGTCGGTAAAAGTACAAATACATTTTTTTTAGTGAGATGGGCAGGCGTTGACCCTAGAGACGGTTACCCAATGTGGTATGATGCCGAAGGAAATATTACAAAAGAGTATAGTGTTGATAATCGTGTAGCAGAGAAATCATCAAACCCAGATGTTTTTGGAAGTATGACCAATATGTTTTCATTTAAAAATAGATTCAATTTAAGTATAACCACAGGATATACTATTGGAGGTTATAGTTTTAGCACTTTCGCAAGAGATGTTAATTCCGATGGTTTAAATATTATTGATGAAAACCAGTCGGTTAATCAATTAGATCGTTGGCAAGCCGAAGGGGATTTAGCTTTGGCACCAAAACCAATTTGGGGTGTTAGCACGGGTTCGGTAAGAAATTCTACAAGATTTTTATACAATAAAACAAGTGTAAAAATTCAAAATATATCATTTAGCTATTTACTTGATGATAAAATCACCAATTCGTTAGGCTTACAATCCGTTGGTTTCTCCTTATTAGGAAATAACTTACTGGTATGGACACCTTATGATAAACCGAATAGAAATTCATATAAAAATAATATTGGAGGATATCCTTTAGAAACAGAAATTTCTTTAGGCTTAAACGTAACATTTTAA
- a CDS encoding FecR family protein, whose product MTVKDFLENEKFILFMLFKDTESIKHWDLHLSKHPEDKIHFQNAEQAFKKIKLNPSYLQKSDKEALHKRIFEATQKSKIIKINRKRNFYSAIAACALILILIKVYNTTPTDLEVPKILVEKSLAKTEIELIASGKTFTLSNKKTLTVSKEGTINAEGKSLKGSDSTTYNILKVPFGKRTELVLADGSKLWVNSGSTVKFPSKFNKNKREIYLEGEIYIEVAKNKLKPFNVKTSNFDVNVYGTTFDVKAYKDNEEQRVVLVEGSVGVSTIDNMKAKMLPSESLDITASKLIKTNVDTEIYTSWKNGFLIFDDKPLEEILIELSRYYNVTFSDTKKELINKKCTGKIYLSSNLEDVLETLSTLSNSSFKIQNNI is encoded by the coding sequence ATGACTGTAAAAGATTTTTTAGAAAATGAAAAATTTATACTCTTTATGCTTTTTAAAGATACTGAGTCTATAAAACATTGGGATTTACACTTGAGTAAACACCCAGAAGACAAAATTCATTTTCAAAATGCTGAACAAGCATTTAAAAAAATAAAACTGAATCCTTCGTATTTACAAAAGAGTGATAAAGAAGCATTGCATAAACGTATTTTTGAAGCTACTCAAAAAAGTAAAATAATCAAAATAAATAGAAAACGTAATTTTTACTCAGCAATAGCTGCATGTGCTTTAATCTTGATTTTAATAAAAGTTTACAACACAACACCCACAGATTTAGAAGTTCCTAAAATTCTTGTAGAAAAATCCTTAGCAAAAACAGAAATAGAGTTAATAGCCAGCGGAAAAACATTCACGCTTTCAAATAAAAAAACATTAACGGTAAGTAAAGAAGGAACAATTAATGCTGAGGGAAAGAGCTTAAAAGGAAGTGATTCTACTACCTATAATATTTTAAAAGTTCCTTTTGGAAAAAGAACTGAATTAGTTTTAGCTGATGGTTCTAAATTATGGGTTAACTCTGGTTCTACGGTGAAATTTCCTTCAAAATTCAATAAAAATAAAAGAGAGATTTATTTAGAGGGTGAAATTTATATTGAAGTAGCAAAGAATAAGCTAAAACCTTTTAATGTTAAAACATCAAACTTTGATGTAAATGTTTACGGAACTACTTTCGATGTTAAAGCATATAAAGATAATGAGGAACAAAGAGTTGTTTTAGTAGAAGGATCTGTTGGTGTTTCTACAATAGACAATATGAAAGCAAAAATGCTTCCTAGTGAATCATTAGATATAACAGCATCAAAACTAATTAAGACAAATGTAGATACAGAAATTTATACCTCTTGGAAAAATGGGTTTTTAATATTTGATGACAAACCATTAGAAGAAATTTTAATAGAATTATCTAGGTACTACAATGTAACTTTTTCAGACACAAAAAAAGAGCTAATCAATAAGAAATGTACAGGTAAAATCTATTTATCATCTAATTTAGAAGATGTATTAGAAACACTATCAACATTGTCTAACAGTTCTTTTAAAATACAGAATAACATTTAA
- a CDS encoding RNA polymerase sigma factor codes for MDNIETIYKLHVDDLYSYGIHLGFDGGLVMDAIHNIFQKILLNKKLNYTTNTKAYLLKSLRNELFNEYRRSNKFLAYENEAEDLNFRLDINVEDLILEKESKKYLKNKIEKVLEKLTSRQREIIYFRYTQNYSYKQISEILGITIPACRNLILKALKELRKNDAGNFYLFLNYTSSKLQDN; via the coding sequence ATGGATAACATAGAGACTATATATAAATTACATGTAGATGATTTATACTCATATGGAATACATCTTGGATTTGATGGTGGTTTAGTTATGGATGCCATTCATAATATTTTTCAAAAAATCCTGCTTAATAAAAAATTAAATTACACCACAAACACCAAAGCTTATTTACTAAAAAGTTTGAGAAATGAACTTTTTAATGAATACAGAAGATCAAATAAGTTTTTAGCCTACGAAAATGAGGCAGAGGACCTAAACTTTAGGTTAGATATAAATGTAGAAGATTTAATATTAGAGAAAGAATCTAAAAAATATTTAAAAAATAAAATTGAAAAGGTTCTAGAAAAACTAACATCTAGACAGCGAGAAATTATATATTTCAGATACACTCAAAATTATAGTTACAAGCAAATTTCAGAGATTCTTGGAATTACTATTCCTGCTTGCAGAAACCTCATATTAAAAGCATTAAAGGAATTACGAAAAAACGATGCAGGTAATTTTTATCTTTTTTTAAACTACACTTCCTCTAAATTACAAGATAATTAA
- a CDS encoding helix-turn-helix domain-containing protein — protein MITKTVQITEVTIEELSDKIADKLLLKIEVYLKDLSKSRNVQLLKRKEVADLLRVSLVTIDAWSRIGLINPIRMGNKKFFKKQDILDVLEQQTINKKQY, from the coding sequence ATGATTACAAAAACAGTTCAAATTACAGAAGTAACTATTGAAGAATTATCAGATAAGATTGCAGATAAGCTTTTATTAAAAATAGAAGTGTATTTAAAAGATTTATCAAAGTCAAGAAATGTTCAATTATTAAAGAGGAAAGAAGTCGCTGATTTATTAAGGGTAAGTTTGGTTACTATCGATGCGTGGTCTAGAATTGGTTTAATAAATCCTATTAGAATGGGAAATAAAAAATTCTTTAAGAAACAGGATATTCTAGATGTATTAGAACAACAGACAATAAATAAAAAACAGTATTAA